The following coding sequences lie in one Deltaproteobacteria bacterium genomic window:
- a CDS encoding PQQ-binding-like beta-propeller repeat protein — translation MVPARRPALLPALALALAACDPHQAPDAAGDGGSGGSDPAADADAGGTDPSGGGPTGDDGDSGDGPSVEVGDPSLNRFVLTSADETIVRIEADGSGHTELFAFNEYDDVSSLSWVDGTIYAGGGDNSVNAIDGTTGAFLWDLPMGRYESTSLAEPVMLVDGELAYALGLPGVLTSFRLADRHIDWEYPLDPSGETEGYYSSWGTPLVTADLIFVGTGSSLDTNYLHAIDRVTGSRRWRLQLAHPDDDVPMGVTGGLRRIGDTLLVPAGDLLALDATTGSLRWSYATERLSRGAGTPVVVDDRIYVQNAHDVADGRLDCLALATGELLWSIAAGNDYAGVYTPSVVDGRVYGVDERGGSEWSFGNGRPFAADALSGALLWANDRVSVESSPVLANGRLFFHGQDFDGSGDIDLDVGTFALDAADGSLVWLDNVTRYASATTPLVVADNGVFRAGAAVP, via the coding sequence ATGGTCCCCGCACGCCGCCCCGCCCTGCTGCCCGCGCTCGCGCTCGCGCTCGCCGCCTGCGATCCCCACCAGGCCCCCGACGCGGCCGGCGACGGCGGCAGCGGTGGGAGCGACCCAGCCGCGGATGCCGACGCAGGCGGCACGGACCCGAGCGGGGGCGGGCCGACGGGCGACGACGGCGACAGCGGGGATGGACCGAGTGTCGAAGTCGGCGACCCGAGCCTCAACCGCTTCGTGCTGACCTCGGCCGACGAGACCATCGTGCGCATCGAGGCCGACGGCAGCGGTCACACCGAGCTGTTCGCGTTCAACGAATACGACGACGTCAGCAGCCTCTCGTGGGTCGACGGCACGATCTACGCCGGTGGCGGCGACAACTCCGTCAACGCGATCGACGGCACCACCGGCGCGTTCCTCTGGGACCTCCCGATGGGCCGCTACGAGAGCACCTCGCTGGCCGAGCCCGTGATGCTCGTCGACGGCGAGTTGGCGTACGCGCTCGGTCTGCCCGGTGTGCTCACCTCGTTTCGGCTCGCCGATCGCCACATCGATTGGGAGTACCCGCTCGATCCGAGCGGCGAGACCGAGGGCTACTACAGCTCGTGGGGGACCCCACTGGTCACTGCGGATCTGATCTTCGTGGGGACCGGCTCGAGCCTGGACACCAACTACCTGCACGCGATCGATCGCGTCACGGGGTCTCGACGCTGGCGCCTGCAGCTGGCGCACCCCGACGACGACGTGCCCATGGGCGTGACCGGCGGCCTGCGCCGCATCGGAGACACGTTGCTGGTGCCCGCGGGCGACCTGCTCGCGCTCGACGCCACGACCGGCTCGCTGCGATGGTCGTACGCGACCGAGCGACTCAGCCGCGGCGCCGGCACGCCGGTGGTGGTCGACGACCGCATCTACGTGCAGAACGCCCACGACGTCGCCGACGGGCGGCTCGACTGCCTCGCGCTCGCCACCGGCGAGCTGCTGTGGTCGATCGCGGCCGGCAACGACTACGCCGGCGTCTACACGCCCAGCGTGGTGGACGGCCGCGTCTACGGCGTCGACGAGCGCGGGGGCAGTGAGTGGAGCTTCGGCAACGGCCGTCCTTTCGCGGCCGACGCCCTCAGCGGCGCGTTGCTGTGGGCCAACGACCGCGTGAGCGTCGAGAGCTCGCCGGTGCTCGCCAACGGGCGCTTGTTCTTCCACGGTCAGGACTTCGACGGCAGCGGCGACATCGATCTCGACGTCGGCACCTTCGCGCTCGATGCCGCCGACGGCAGCCTGGTGTGGCTCGACAACGTCACCCGCTACGCAAGCGCGACCACGCCGCTGGTGGTCGCCGACAACGGCGTGTTCCGGGCCGGCGCGGCGGTGCCGTGA
- a CDS encoding amidohydrolase, which yields MHRRRFVAIGAAAALQGCRRTPGVAEPASPRRAALIVHGGTIHTGDPQGVVEAIAIADGRIVDRGDGRTVRASWQGPGTTLLDLEGGSACAGLCDAHAHLVGLGRALATVDLRGAGSIDEVVARLRAGAPASGWVHGRGWDQNLWPGQAMPTHHALTAAFPDRPVWLRRVDGHAGWGNAALLAVAGLGRDTTSPAGGEILRDGEGLPTGVLVDAAMALVTVPATTADERRTQLLAAQTHALQRGLTGVHEMGIDADDDALYRALDRDERLQLRVHAYASEGWLVGDLGARDANATVGRYALVGVKLYADGALGSRGAALLADYDDRPGHRGLMQHEPAELTALVERAVRGGWQPATHAIGDAANRATLDAYAAVMTKDQRRALRPRIEHAQVLAPSDLARFAELGVIASMQPTHATSDMAWVPARLGPERSQRAYAWRSLLLQHATLCFGSDFPVERVDPTLGLYAAITRQDLAGAPNGGWLPEQRLSLDEALWCFTQGAAFAVQREHELGTLAPGMRADVTCFTGRLDGEDRRALATLPVRATIIDGHVVWQA from the coding sequence ATGCACCGACGACGTTTCGTGGCCATCGGTGCGGCGGCGGCCCTGCAGGGCTGTCGGCGCACGCCAGGCGTGGCAGAGCCGGCGAGCCCGCGCCGCGCCGCGCTCATCGTCCACGGCGGCACCATTCACACCGGCGATCCGCAGGGCGTGGTCGAGGCGATCGCGATCGCCGACGGGCGCATCGTCGATCGCGGGGACGGCCGCACGGTGCGGGCCAGCTGGCAGGGTCCCGGCACGACGTTGCTCGATCTCGAAGGCGGCAGCGCGTGCGCAGGGCTGTGCGATGCCCATGCGCACCTGGTCGGGCTCGGCCGCGCGCTCGCGACGGTCGACCTGCGCGGCGCGGGCTCGATCGACGAGGTGGTCGCACGGCTGCGCGCCGGCGCGCCCGCGAGTGGTTGGGTGCACGGTCGCGGCTGGGATCAGAACCTGTGGCCCGGGCAGGCGATGCCGACCCATCACGCGCTGACCGCCGCGTTCCCCGATCGCCCGGTGTGGCTGCGACGCGTCGATGGCCACGCGGGTTGGGGCAACGCAGCGCTGCTCGCCGTCGCCGGCCTCGGCCGCGACACCACGTCGCCCGCCGGCGGCGAGATCCTGCGCGACGGCGAGGGCCTGCCGACCGGCGTGCTCGTCGACGCCGCGATGGCGCTGGTGACCGTGCCCGCGACGACCGCCGACGAGCGCCGCACCCAGCTGCTCGCCGCGCAGACCCACGCGCTGCAGCGCGGCCTCACCGGCGTGCACGAGATGGGCATCGATGCCGACGACGACGCGCTCTACCGCGCGCTCGATCGCGACGAACGGCTGCAGCTGCGCGTGCACGCCTACGCCAGCGAGGGCTGGCTCGTAGGTGATCTCGGCGCCCGCGATGCGAACGCCACCGTCGGTCGCTACGCGCTGGTCGGTGTGAAGCTCTATGCCGACGGCGCGCTCGGCAGCCGCGGCGCCGCGCTGCTCGCCGACTACGACGATCGCCCGGGCCACCGCGGGCTCATGCAGCACGAGCCCGCCGAGCTCACCGCGCTGGTCGAACGCGCGGTGCGAGGCGGTTGGCAGCCCGCCACCCACGCGATCGGCGACGCGGCCAATCGCGCGACGCTCGACGCCTACGCCGCGGTCATGACGAAGGATCAGCGCCGCGCGTTGCGACCCCGCATCGAGCACGCGCAGGTGCTCGCGCCCTCCGACCTCGCGCGCTTCGCCGAGCTCGGCGTGATCGCCAGCATGCAGCCGACCCATGCCACCAGCGACATGGCCTGGGTGCCGGCGCGACTCGGCCCCGAGCGAAGCCAGCGGGCCTACGCCTGGCGCTCGCTGCTGCTGCAACACGCCACGCTGTGCTTCGGCAGCGACTTCCCGGTCGAGCGGGTCGATCCCACGCTCGGCCTGTACGCCGCGATCACGCGGCAGGACCTCGCAGGCGCGCCCAACGGCGGCTGGCTGCCCGAGCAGCGGCTGTCGCTCGACGAGGCGCTGTGGTGCTTCACCCAGGGCGCCGCGTTCGCGGTCCAGCGCGAGCACGAGCTCGGCACGCTCGCCCCGGGCATGCGCGCCGACGTGACCTGCTTCACCGGCCGACTCGACGGGGAGGATCGGCGGGCGCTCGCGACGCTGCCGGTGCGCGCGACGATCATCGACGGCCACGTGGTCTGGCAGGCGTAG
- a CDS encoding serine/threonine protein kinase — MSVTDPADRPPDDRPPGQPPSAIGRFEVRAVLGFGGMGIVYAAWDPVLQRDVAVKLLRRDRVRAGQLERASELLRREAQTAARLAHPNVVTIFDVGEHDGSGYVAMELVQGPALSTWLAGTPRTWREVLNMFFHAGRGLAAAHGVGLLHRDFKPANVLVGPDHRPRVVDFGLAHFGEVPAASVAGARDHEIDVTNPGRAADVLDASVTLGDGRVADVMSSSTFDAAGSGVFQAATTGVFEASTTGTWELSRSRGDVFSTGPGDASESLVRERVDVTSSMSFASGSLVDGSIGGLRSVTGEIGDPGTTFLCVGTPAYMAPELFTGAGADARTDQFAFCVALYEGLYGERPFAGETAREIAQNVTRGHRREPPPRSRVPGWLRTIVLRGLAVDPADRHPSINSLLASIAFTSRIMFGD; from the coding sequence GTGAGCGTCACCGACCCCGCCGACCGGCCGCCGGACGACCGGCCCCCGGGCCAGCCGCCGAGCGCGATCGGGCGCTTCGAGGTGCGCGCCGTGCTCGGCTTCGGCGGCATGGGCATCGTCTACGCGGCGTGGGATCCGGTGCTGCAGCGCGACGTCGCGGTCAAGCTCCTGCGTCGCGATCGCGTGCGCGCCGGCCAGCTCGAGCGCGCCAGCGAGCTGCTGCGCCGCGAGGCCCAGACCGCCGCCCGGCTCGCCCACCCCAACGTCGTCACCATCTTCGACGTCGGTGAGCACGACGGCAGCGGCTACGTCGCGATGGAGCTGGTCCAGGGCCCGGCGTTGTCGACGTGGTTGGCCGGCACGCCCCGCACGTGGCGTGAGGTGCTGAACATGTTCTTCCACGCCGGGCGTGGGCTCGCCGCGGCGCATGGCGTGGGCCTGCTGCACCGCGACTTCAAGCCCGCGAACGTGCTGGTCGGCCCCGATCACCGGCCGCGCGTGGTCGACTTCGGGCTCGCCCACTTCGGTGAGGTCCCGGCGGCATCGGTGGCGGGTGCGCGCGACCACGAGATCGATGTGACCAACCCCGGCCGCGCCGCCGACGTGCTCGATGCCTCGGTCACGCTCGGGGACGGTCGCGTCGCCGACGTGATGTCGTCGAGCACCTTCGACGCTGCGGGCTCCGGCGTGTTCCAGGCCGCGACCACCGGCGTGTTCGAGGCCTCGACCACCGGCACGTGGGAGCTGTCGCGCTCGCGCGGCGACGTGTTCTCGACCGGCCCCGGCGACGCGTCCGAGAGCCTCGTGCGCGAGCGCGTCGACGTGACCTCGTCGATGTCGTTCGCCTCGGGATCACTGGTCGACGGCTCGATCGGCGGCCTGCGATCGGTGACCGGCGAGATCGGCGATCCCGGCACGACGTTCCTGTGCGTCGGCACGCCGGCGTACATGGCCCCGGAGCTGTTCACCGGCGCGGGCGCCGATGCACGCACGGACCAGTTCGCCTTCTGCGTCGCGCTCTACGAGGGGCTCTACGGCGAGCGCCCGTTCGCCGGCGAGACCGCACGCGAGATCGCCCAGAACGTGACGCGTGGCCACCGACGCGAGCCGCCACCACGCTCGCGGGTGCCGGGCTGGCTGCGCACCATCGTGTTGCGTGGCCTCGCGGTCGATCCGGCCGATCGCCACCCATCGATCAACTCGTTGTTGGCGTCGATCGCGTTCACCTCGCGCATCATGTTCGGCGACTGA
- a CDS encoding penicillin-insensitive murein endopeptidase: MRWLAPVLVVAAALVGGPLRAAAADPCEYTVVGGDTASGIAAKHDLSQRELMNLNPALAKAPDKLRLGQSLNVCKPDDTLDLDKPAAKSTAKRCGNGGTITRHEVDDGDTLAQIALQYGVTERDIKNRNAAVAKAPDSLHVGQIINVCVEGDDDDGKGSAKIVKAKECGGETPIYVHEVVPGEHLGQIAGRYGVRKADLLRLNASLRSNPDMLSVGKKIRVCPQIPPRERNRISHVVVHGENLGSIAEKYGLSPKELERYQRGKLEDRNALREGQRLVVWADGRIVRGFGGVDVDTGRLPDGMQLPPGKHYVVKWEAGAWGTRKTISTIQGAVASYKKRSPGGPKIHIGDISKRGGGKFPPHLSHQFGRDVDIGYVLSGADANETKFRHAHSKNLDVPRTWALIKAFIDSDEVTYIFMDYRIQKLLYDYASEKGVDEDTLDELFQYPRGRGRSHGIIRHWRGHANHFHVRFRK, translated from the coding sequence ATGCGTTGGCTCGCGCCTGTCCTCGTCGTCGCGGCGGCACTCGTGGGCGGTCCACTGCGGGCCGCAGCCGCCGATCCCTGCGAGTACACCGTCGTCGGTGGTGACACCGCCAGCGGCATCGCGGCCAAGCACGATCTCTCCCAGCGCGAGCTGATGAACTTGAACCCGGCGCTCGCGAAGGCGCCCGACAAGCTGCGGCTGGGCCAGTCGCTGAACGTCTGCAAGCCCGACGACACGCTCGACCTCGACAAGCCCGCCGCCAAGTCGACCGCGAAGCGCTGTGGCAACGGCGGCACCATCACGCGGCACGAGGTCGACGACGGCGACACCCTGGCCCAGATCGCGCTGCAGTACGGCGTCACCGAGCGTGACATCAAGAACCGCAACGCCGCGGTCGCCAAGGCGCCCGACTCGCTGCACGTGGGGCAGATCATCAACGTCTGCGTCGAGGGCGACGACGACGACGGCAAGGGCAGCGCGAAGATCGTCAAGGCCAAGGAGTGCGGCGGCGAGACGCCGATCTACGTGCACGAGGTCGTGCCCGGCGAGCACCTGGGCCAGATCGCGGGGCGCTACGGCGTGCGCAAGGCCGACCTGCTGCGTCTGAACGCCTCGCTGCGCAGCAACCCCGACATGCTGAGCGTCGGCAAGAAGATCCGCGTGTGCCCGCAGATTCCGCCGCGCGAGCGCAACCGCATCAGCCACGTGGTCGTGCACGGCGAGAACCTGGGCTCGATCGCCGAGAAGTACGGCCTCAGCCCCAAGGAGCTCGAGCGCTACCAGCGAGGCAAGCTCGAGGACCGCAACGCGCTGCGCGAGGGCCAGCGGCTGGTGGTGTGGGCCGACGGTCGCATCGTGCGGGGCTTCGGCGGCGTCGATGTCGACACCGGTCGCCTCCCCGACGGCATGCAGCTGCCGCCCGGCAAGCACTACGTGGTGAAGTGGGAGGCCGGTGCCTGGGGCACCCGCAAGACCATCTCGACCATCCAGGGCGCGGTCGCCAGCTACAAGAAGCGCAGCCCGGGCGGGCCCAAGATCCACATCGGCGACATCAGCAAGCGCGGCGGTGGCAAGTTCCCGCCGCACCTGTCGCATCAGTTCGGCCGCGACGTCGACATCGGCTACGTGCTGTCGGGCGCCGACGCCAACGAGACCAAGTTCCGCCACGCCCACTCCAAGAACCTCGACGTGCCGCGCACGTGGGCGCTCATCAAGGCCTTCATCGACAGCGACGAGGTCACGTACATCTTCATGGACTACCGCATCCAGAAGCTGCTGTACGACTACGCCAGCGAGAAGGGCGTCGACGAGGACACCCTCGACGAGCTGTTCCAGTACCCCCGCGGCCGCGGCCGCAGCCACGGCATCATCCGCCACTGGCGCGGCCACGCGAACCACTTCCACGTCCGCTTCCGGAAGTGA